A portion of the Adhaeribacter radiodurans genome contains these proteins:
- a CDS encoding T9SS type A sorting domain-containing protein produces MKTHLSLLLKGGYTFTLRSNNSRPVLIILLWLPVYFSSLAQTKLWEKTYGGNQSDGLARAQQTSDGGHILGGTSSSGISGDKTEASRGEEDYWIVKLNLDGSKAWDKTFGGNKSDYLASVQQSSDGGYILGGYSYSGKSGDKTENNKGDFSTDYWIVKLNTSGQQEWDKTLGGTESDFIVTVQQTSDRGFILGGYSGSGISGDKSQGVNGSWDYWVVKLKEDGSKEWDKTFGGNESDALTSLIVTPDDGFLLGGYSASDKSGDKSESKKSDCTDDGGSPCLDYWVVKITSEGTKEWDKTFGGYEDDVLNALALAPDGGYLLGGLSESGKSIDKSEPARDDTEDDVFGDYWVIKIGKDGSKIWDKTFGGNKYVNLTSLLTTPDGGYLLSGFSNSDRGGDMGIRRGIGNTWVVKIDTAGTKLWDTSLESGSQLLPTSNGSILLTGNFSGYPNSDYWLVKLQIPNKNAQTLTFFPPDKALTNSPIILTASASSGLPVTYTLISGPAIQNGNQLSFTGYGTVVVRAFQAGDATYSPVEYTTSFRVQRLTPQNDKTIGGNGSDILADMVATADGGYLLAGSSSSDISGDKSMVSKGDSDYWLVKTDKDKNKIWDKSFGGKGIEKLATIISIPDGGYLLGGYSTSDKEGDKSEGNKGKNDFWIVKIDANGTKLWDKTIGGNKDDNLAVIVATPDGGFLLGGSSQSGKSGDKSEENKGTPYENGYIPPDIWLVKIDGNGNKVWDKTYGSQLDDVLTSLIAMPDGNYLIGGNIVYSFNYLLIKIDTQGQQIWEKTFDYSSDNNGYIHNISAMITLPDGGYLLAGIAGFESYYYWIAKLDSDGNKIWDKLYGGRPIFTCYTCEINRSTIVDIQATSTDHYLLAGYTHSNQGGDRSEANRGRQDYWLVEIDANGQKIADKSFGGHDTDQLTAIIATSNGGYLLGGYSSSNTDHEKSENSKGDLDFWLIETQISAFPPSSLQAWNLRYGGSNSDYLTTVIKTNDGGYLLGGYSYSNKSGDKSQDSYGKSDYWVVRTDAAGNKLWDKRYGGTKEDYLKSIAPTADGGFLLGGGSESGISGNKKAINKGGRDIWVVKISRSGEKEWEQSYGGQETEDLQKIIALPDGTYLLAGYSNSPVGGDKTQVNQGNLDYWLVKINMHYGHKIWDKTYGGTANDYVADVLVLNNGDLLVGGTSFSSVSGDKSQGNQGSSDYWLLRTDKVGKKLWDNCYGGKNQDQLLAMLSPNTSTFLLAGHSDSGISGQKTQANKGDKDFWLVQVNNKGEKKWDKTYGGSSDENLRSLILDKDGGYVLGGTSFSGNRGDKSEESQGSSDYWLVKTNNKGKKLWDKRYGGSNEEELRVVWTTEDGGYLLGGRSKSDVSGDRTQPSQGENDFWLVKVAPVTSTISLAAAHSDTFTPKELTSAELLPLTAYPNPFVQEVNISFRVPQTQKITLKVYDSQGQEIVTLFEEVAQGNQTYTRRWKASHSSPGIYTLRLQSNTHQSYQKVFLTQ; encoded by the coding sequence ATGAAAACACATTTATCTCTTCTTTTAAAAGGAGGGTATACTTTTACTTTGCGTTCCAATAACAGCCGGCCAGTACTTATTATCTTATTATGGTTACCGGTATATTTTTCCTCTCTTGCCCAAACTAAACTATGGGAAAAAACCTACGGAGGTAACCAAAGTGATGGACTAGCCAGAGCACAGCAAACGAGCGATGGGGGCCATATCCTGGGGGGTACTTCCTCTTCCGGAATTAGCGGCGATAAAACTGAAGCTAGCCGAGGAGAAGAAGATTATTGGATTGTTAAGTTAAATCTGGATGGCAGCAAAGCCTGGGATAAAACTTTTGGGGGTAATAAGTCTGACTATTTAGCATCGGTACAACAATCCAGTGACGGGGGCTATATTCTCGGTGGATATTCTTATTCCGGGAAATCAGGTGATAAAACTGAGAACAATAAAGGTGATTTTAGCACCGATTATTGGATAGTAAAATTAAATACCAGTGGACAACAGGAATGGGACAAAACCTTAGGAGGAACTGAGTCTGACTTTATAGTAACGGTACAACAAACGAGTGACCGGGGCTTTATTTTGGGAGGATATTCCGGTTCTGGTATAAGCGGTGATAAATCGCAGGGTGTAAATGGCAGTTGGGACTACTGGGTAGTGAAGCTAAAGGAGGATGGCAGCAAAGAATGGGATAAAACTTTTGGAGGTAATGAGTCGGATGCTCTTACTTCCCTAATTGTTACTCCCGATGATGGTTTTTTACTAGGAGGCTATTCTGCTTCTGATAAAAGCGGAGATAAGAGCGAATCAAAGAAAAGTGACTGCACGGATGATGGTGGCTCACCTTGTTTGGATTATTGGGTCGTAAAAATTACAAGTGAAGGCACTAAGGAATGGGATAAAACTTTTGGCGGATACGAGGATGATGTACTGAATGCCCTGGCTTTGGCACCGGATGGTGGTTACCTACTGGGCGGTCTATCCGAATCTGGTAAGAGTATAGATAAAAGTGAGCCTGCCCGAGACGATACGGAAGATGATGTTTTCGGCGATTACTGGGTAATTAAAATTGGAAAAGATGGCAGCAAAATATGGGATAAAACCTTTGGCGGCAATAAATATGTTAACCTTACCTCCCTGTTAACTACGCCGGATGGCGGTTACTTGTTGAGCGGCTTTTCTAATTCAGATCGTGGTGGAGACATGGGAATTAGAAGAGGAATAGGTAATACTTGGGTCGTAAAAATAGATACAGCCGGTACTAAACTTTGGGATACAAGCTTAGAGAGCGGCTCCCAATTATTACCAACTTCTAATGGTAGTATTCTGCTGACTGGTAATTTTAGCGGATATCCTAATAGCGACTATTGGTTAGTAAAGCTTCAAATTCCAAATAAGAACGCCCAAACGCTTACCTTTTTTCCACCAGACAAAGCCTTAACTAATTCTCCAATTATTCTGACAGCTTCAGCTAGCTCAGGATTACCAGTTACTTACACGCTTATTTCCGGACCAGCTATTCAAAATGGTAATCAATTAAGCTTTACTGGCTACGGTACCGTAGTAGTAAGAGCTTTTCAAGCGGGTGATGCTACTTATAGCCCGGTAGAATATACCACAAGTTTTCGGGTACAGCGTCTGACTCCTCAAAATGATAAAACAATTGGTGGCAATGGTTCAGATATTTTGGCCGATATGGTGGCTACTGCCGATGGCGGGTATTTGCTAGCTGGCTCTTCTTCCTCGGATATATCCGGCGATAAAAGTATGGTTAGTAAGGGTGACTCGGATTACTGGCTGGTAAAAACAGATAAAGATAAAAACAAAATCTGGGATAAATCCTTCGGCGGCAAAGGTATCGAAAAATTAGCAACTATTATTTCCATTCCGGATGGAGGATACCTACTGGGCGGCTACTCTACCTCGGATAAAGAAGGAGATAAAAGTGAAGGCAATAAGGGCAAGAATGATTTTTGGATAGTGAAAATTGATGCTAACGGCACAAAACTCTGGGATAAAACTATAGGTGGAAATAAGGATGATAATTTAGCAGTAATAGTCGCTACTCCTGATGGCGGGTTTTTACTAGGCGGTTCCTCCCAATCGGGTAAAAGTGGCGATAAAAGCGAAGAGAATAAGGGTACACCGTACGAAAACGGGTATATTCCGCCCGACATTTGGTTAGTTAAGATTGATGGAAACGGTAATAAGGTATGGGATAAAACTTACGGCTCCCAGCTTGATGATGTACTAACCTCCTTAATAGCTATGCCGGATGGCAATTACCTGATTGGCGGTAATATTGTATATAGTTTCAATTACCTATTAATAAAAATAGATACTCAAGGTCAGCAAATTTGGGAGAAAACTTTTGATTACAGTAGCGATAATAACGGTTACATTCATAACATATCTGCTATGATTACTTTACCGGATGGCGGCTATTTATTAGCTGGTATAGCTGGTTTTGAAAGCTATTATTATTGGATAGCAAAATTAGATTCGGATGGAAACAAAATATGGGATAAACTCTACGGCGGCAGACCTATTTTTACTTGCTACACCTGCGAAATTAATCGATCTACTATCGTAGATATACAAGCGACTTCAACAGATCATTATTTACTGGCTGGTTATACCCATTCCAATCAAGGTGGTGACCGGAGCGAAGCAAATAGAGGTCGCCAGGATTACTGGCTCGTGGAGATTGATGCCAATGGGCAGAAGATTGCTGATAAATCTTTCGGTGGCCACGACACTGACCAATTAACGGCTATTATAGCTACTTCCAACGGCGGTTATTTGCTCGGGGGTTATTCCAGTTCAAATACTGATCACGAAAAAAGTGAAAATAGTAAAGGTGATTTAGATTTTTGGTTAATAGAAACGCAAATCAGTGCCTTTCCTCCTTCTTCTCTGCAAGCCTGGAACCTGCGCTATGGTGGCAGCAATTCCGACTATTTAACTACAGTTATAAAAACCAACGATGGTGGGTATTTGCTTGGGGGGTATTCCTATTCAAATAAATCTGGTGATAAAAGTCAGGACAGCTACGGTAAAAGTGACTATTGGGTAGTAAGGACAGATGCCGCTGGGAATAAACTCTGGGATAAACGGTATGGTGGCACCAAAGAAGATTATCTTAAAAGTATTGCGCCTACTGCCGATGGCGGATTTTTGCTGGGCGGAGGTTCTGAATCGGGTATAAGCGGAAATAAAAAGGCAATTAATAAAGGAGGCAGAGATATATGGGTAGTAAAAATAAGTAGAAGCGGAGAAAAAGAGTGGGAACAAAGCTACGGCGGCCAAGAAACAGAAGACCTACAAAAAATTATTGCACTACCCGATGGCACATATTTGCTTGCTGGTTACAGCAACTCTCCTGTTGGGGGAGATAAAACCCAAGTGAACCAAGGCAATCTAGATTACTGGTTAGTTAAAATTAACATGCACTACGGCCATAAAATTTGGGATAAAACCTATGGTGGAACCGCCAACGATTACGTAGCTGATGTATTAGTATTGAATAATGGAGACTTACTGGTCGGAGGCACTTCCTTCTCTTCTGTTTCGGGAGATAAAAGTCAGGGTAATCAAGGCTCCAGTGATTACTGGTTGCTGAGAACGGATAAGGTAGGTAAAAAACTCTGGGACAACTGCTATGGCGGCAAAAACCAAGACCAACTTTTGGCTATGTTAAGTCCAAATACAAGTACTTTCTTGTTGGCCGGCCATAGTGATTCTGGAATAAGCGGTCAAAAAACCCAGGCTAATAAAGGAGATAAGGACTTCTGGCTGGTGCAAGTGAATAATAAAGGAGAAAAAAAATGGGACAAAACCTATGGTGGCAGCAGTGACGAGAATCTACGTTCTCTTATTCTGGATAAAGATGGCGGCTACGTATTAGGTGGAACTTCCTTCTCCGGTAATCGTGGAGATAAGAGCGAGGAGAGCCAAGGCAGCAGTGATTATTGGCTGGTAAAGACAAATAATAAAGGTAAAAAACTCTGGGATAAACGTTACGGCGGCAGCAACGAAGAAGAACTTAGAGTCGTGTGGACTACCGAAGATGGCGGTTATCTGTTAGGCGGTCGCTCCAAATCCGACGTGAGCGGGGATAGAACCCAGCCTAGCCAAGGGGAAAATGATTTCTGGCTGGTGAAGGTAGCTCCGGTAACATCAACTATCTCATTGGCAGCTGCTCATTCTGATACTTTTACCCCAAAAGAACTTACCTCCGCCGAACTTTTGCCACTTACCGCTTACCCAAATCCGTTTGTGCAGGAGGTAAATATTAGCTTCCGGGTACCACAAACGCAAAAAATTACATTAAAAGTGTACGATAGTCAGGGCCAGGAAATAGTTACTTTGTTTGAGGAGGTAGCCCAGGGAAATCAAACCTATACCCGTAGGTGGAAGGCGAGTCATTCCTCACCCGGAATTTACACTCTGCGCCTGCAATCCAATACACACCAAAGCTACCAGAAAGTTTTCTTAACGCAATAA
- a CDS encoding T9SS type A sorting domain-containing protein has translation MYSFSVKAQIKLWDKTYGGNREDRITTAIQTSDGGYLLGGWSVSGLGGDKTQPSKGDWDYWVIKLNADGSKAWDKSFGGKNGDFLNSVQQTKDGGYILGGESQSGKSGDKSEAPTGAWMVKLKADGSKAWDKTIPGGGISFIRQLSDGGYVLAGIFNSATKRGEYWVAKVNPDGSKVWDKAYGGMDRDILTALVVAPDGGYLLGGFSTSDKGGDKSESRKSECTNSDGEACYDYWVVKINGIGTKQWDKTFGGYDNDRITTIATTSDGGYLLGGVSASDKGMDRSDPTRDDKEDENTGDFWLIKIQANGTKVWDKAYGGNKTDELATLVGTQDGGYLLSGYSGSDSGGEMGIRRGIGSNWVLKIDAKGNKIWDTNVESGPFLVPTSDGNCLLAGTKFIGFLNSFYNTDFWLVKLQIPNKKVQTITFYPPDQGLANSPYTLSAKTNSGLPVTFKLISGPAIQKNNQLRFTAYGTVVVKAFQAGNDSYSAVEYTTSFQVVRFPKQQDKTIGGDKADMLADMVAIPDGGYLLAGTSSSGISGDKSLASKGESDYWLVKLDKDKKKVWDKSYGGKGTETISTIIPTSDGAYLLGGSSASGREGDKSSTSKGKLDYWLVKVDASGNKLWDKSFGGNQDDNLKTIIATPDGGYLLSGSSNSNKSGDKSEPSRGNIDYWIVKIDGHGNKLWDKTFGGNNTDNLASIIATDNDGYLLGGSSDSDKSGDKTEANKGFEDYWVVKINTQGKKLWDKTYDHGYVIDKLTAMLPTPDGGALIAGVSGFESPFNYWVLKLDSKGTIIWEKEYGGAVVFTCYFCENNRSIPIEILPTPTGHYLLAGYSYSTQGRDRSEKNRGREDYWVLEIDENGLRIGDKSFGGDNPDYLVAMIPTDNGGYLLGGYSNSPASHEKSENSKGDNDFWLVETQISTFPPTTLEAWNLLYGGNNLDNLTTVLPTNDGGYLLGGYSYSKQSGDKSQNGYGKSDYWVIKTDAAGKKLWDKRYGGTGADYLKSIVPTYNGGFLLGGSSESTNNGNKTAANKGKRDIWIVKINSIGEKEWEQSYGSSGLEDLQKIISLPDGTFLLAGYSDSPVGGDKTQANKGGLDYWLIKINDNGGFKYWDKTYGGNANDYPGDVLVLNNGDLLVGGTSFSSATGDKSQSNRGGSDYWLLKTNSEGKKLWDKRYGGANQDQLLALLSLKENTILLGGNSASGVSGDKSQASQGGKDFWLVQVDGKGEKQWDKTYGGSEDETLRSLLLDKDGGYIFGGTSFSGKSGDKSQESQGSSDYWLVKTNNKGEKLWDKRYGGSQQEELRAMWITDDGGYLLGGRSNSDVSGDRTQPSQGENDFWLVKVAPVTTQTIVSKKITASESEVSSILQPGTAYPNPFVQEVNISFKLPQTQKATVKVYNSQGQEVATLFKGEVQAAQTYTCKWKAGTKAAGIYIVQLHTPNKIHTIKLLKTQE, from the coding sequence TTGTATTCTTTCTCTGTTAAAGCGCAAATTAAACTTTGGGATAAAACCTATGGCGGGAATAGAGAAGACAGAATAACTACTGCCATACAAACCAGCGACGGCGGCTACCTTCTAGGCGGGTGGTCGGTTTCAGGCCTAGGCGGCGATAAAACCCAACCTAGTAAGGGTGATTGGGATTACTGGGTAATTAAACTTAATGCAGATGGCAGCAAAGCCTGGGATAAATCTTTTGGCGGAAAAAATGGCGACTTTTTAAACTCGGTGCAACAAACCAAGGATGGTGGCTATATTCTGGGGGGCGAGTCTCAATCTGGTAAAAGTGGAGACAAAAGCGAAGCTCCTACCGGGGCCTGGATGGTAAAATTAAAAGCCGATGGTAGTAAAGCCTGGGATAAAACTATTCCTGGTGGTGGAATATCCTTTATCCGGCAATTGAGTGATGGCGGCTATGTTCTGGCGGGTATATTTAATTCTGCTACAAAAAGAGGAGAATATTGGGTAGCAAAAGTAAACCCTGATGGCAGCAAAGTATGGGATAAAGCTTATGGCGGAATGGACCGGGACATACTTACTGCTCTGGTAGTTGCTCCTGATGGTGGCTATTTACTAGGAGGCTTTTCTACTTCCGATAAAGGGGGCGATAAAAGCGAATCAAGGAAAAGTGAATGTACTAATTCCGATGGAGAAGCTTGTTACGATTACTGGGTGGTAAAAATTAATGGTATAGGTACCAAACAGTGGGATAAAACTTTTGGAGGTTACGACAATGACCGAATTACCACTATAGCTACTACTTCTGATGGTGGTTATTTATTAGGGGGAGTTTCCGCATCAGATAAAGGCATGGATAGAAGTGACCCCACCCGCGATGATAAGGAAGATGAAAATACAGGAGACTTTTGGTTAATTAAAATTCAAGCCAACGGCACCAAAGTTTGGGACAAAGCTTATGGGGGTAACAAAACCGATGAACTTGCCACTTTGGTAGGCACGCAGGATGGTGGTTATCTTTTAAGCGGCTATTCTGGCTCAGATAGTGGCGGCGAAATGGGTATTCGTAGGGGTATTGGAAGTAATTGGGTTCTGAAAATAGATGCTAAAGGCAACAAAATTTGGGACACCAATGTAGAAAGTGGGCCATTTTTAGTGCCTACTTCAGATGGCAATTGCCTGTTAGCTGGCACTAAGTTCATAGGTTTCTTAAACTCCTTCTACAACACTGATTTTTGGTTGGTGAAGCTACAGATTCCGAATAAAAAAGTACAAACAATAACCTTTTATCCACCTGATCAGGGTCTCGCCAATTCGCCTTATACCCTTTCGGCTAAAACTAATTCAGGGTTGCCGGTTACCTTTAAACTTATTTCCGGACCGGCTATTCAAAAGAATAACCAGTTGCGCTTTACCGCTTACGGCACCGTGGTCGTGAAAGCCTTTCAGGCAGGTAACGATAGCTATAGTGCCGTAGAATATACCACTAGCTTTCAGGTAGTCAGGTTTCCTAAACAACAAGACAAAACCATTGGCGGCGATAAGGCAGATATGCTGGCCGATATGGTAGCTATTCCCGATGGCGGATATTTGCTGGCGGGTACATCTTCCTCGGGAATATCTGGAGACAAGAGTTTGGCTAGTAAGGGCGAATCGGATTATTGGCTGGTGAAATTAGATAAGGATAAAAAGAAGGTCTGGGACAAATCTTATGGCGGCAAAGGCACCGAAACTATTTCTACTATTATTCCTACATCGGATGGAGCTTACCTGTTAGGCGGTTCTTCAGCTTCGGGTAGAGAGGGCGATAAAAGTAGTACGAGTAAAGGCAAATTGGATTATTGGCTAGTAAAAGTAGATGCTAGCGGAAATAAACTCTGGGATAAATCCTTCGGCGGCAATCAGGATGATAACCTTAAAACCATAATTGCTACTCCCGACGGCGGTTACCTGTTAAGTGGTTCTTCTAATTCAAACAAAAGTGGCGACAAGAGCGAACCCAGCAGAGGGAATATCGATTATTGGATAGTAAAGATAGATGGGCATGGTAACAAATTGTGGGACAAAACCTTCGGAGGGAATAATACTGATAACCTCGCTAGTATAATAGCAACCGATAATGATGGTTACTTATTGGGTGGTAGTTCTGATTCAGATAAAAGTGGAGATAAAACCGAAGCTAATAAAGGATTTGAAGATTACTGGGTAGTTAAAATAAACACTCAAGGCAAAAAACTCTGGGACAAAACTTACGACCACGGCTATGTAATTGATAAGCTCACCGCTATGCTACCCACTCCTGATGGAGGAGCCTTAATAGCCGGTGTCTCAGGTTTTGAATCACCATTTAATTATTGGGTACTTAAATTAGACTCTAAGGGCACCATAATCTGGGAAAAAGAATATGGCGGAGCGGTTGTGTTTACTTGTTATTTTTGTGAAAACAACAGGTCAATACCAATAGAAATTCTTCCTACTCCAACTGGTCATTATTTACTGGCTGGCTATTCTTATTCAACGCAAGGTCGAGACCGGAGTGAAAAAAACAGGGGAAGGGAAGATTATTGGGTTCTGGAAATAGATGAAAACGGGCTGAGAATAGGAGATAAGTCCTTTGGTGGAGATAATCCGGATTATTTAGTGGCCATGATACCCACTGATAACGGCGGTTACCTGCTCGGTGGCTATTCCAATTCCCCCGCTAGCCACGAGAAAAGCGAGAACAGTAAAGGGGATAATGATTTTTGGCTGGTAGAAACTCAAATTAGTACGTTTCCACCCACTACTCTGGAAGCCTGGAACCTGCTCTATGGCGGCAATAATCTAGATAATTTAACTACTGTTCTCCCTACCAACGATGGCGGATATTTACTAGGTGGCTATTCCTATTCCAAGCAATCAGGCGACAAGAGCCAAAATGGGTATGGCAAAAGCGATTACTGGGTAATAAAGACAGATGCTGCGGGTAAGAAGCTCTGGGATAAACGCTACGGTGGCACAGGGGCGGACTATCTTAAAAGCATTGTACCAACTTATAATGGCGGCTTTTTATTAGGTGGCAGTTCCGAATCAACTAATAATGGCAATAAAACAGCTGCAAATAAAGGTAAACGTGATATTTGGATAGTAAAAATAAATAGTATTGGGGAGAAAGAATGGGAACAAAGCTACGGTAGCAGTGGCCTGGAAGACTTACAGAAAATTATTTCTTTACCAGATGGCACGTTTCTGCTAGCCGGCTACAGCGACTCTCCTGTAGGGGGAGATAAAACGCAAGCCAATAAAGGAGGTTTAGATTACTGGTTAATCAAGATTAACGATAATGGTGGCTTTAAGTATTGGGATAAGACCTACGGCGGGAATGCCAATGATTACCCAGGTGATGTATTGGTGCTGAATAATGGAGACTTACTCGTGGGGGGTACTTCCTTTTCCTCTGCTACCGGTGATAAAAGCCAAAGCAATCGGGGAGGTAGTGATTATTGGCTGCTGAAAACCAATAGCGAAGGTAAAAAACTCTGGGATAAACGCTACGGGGGCGCAAACCAAGACCAACTCTTAGCTTTGCTGAGCTTAAAAGAAAATACAATTTTGTTAGGAGGTAATAGTGCTTCTGGAGTAAGCGGCGACAAGAGCCAGGCTAGCCAAGGAGGTAAGGACTTTTGGCTGGTACAAGTAGATGGTAAAGGCGAAAAACAATGGGATAAAACTTACGGCGGCAGCGAAGATGAAACCCTACGTTCTCTCCTTCTGGATAAAGATGGTGGTTATATTTTTGGTGGCACTTCTTTCTCCGGTAAGAGTGGCGACAAGAGTCAGGAAAGCCAAGGCAGCAGTGATTATTGGCTGGTGAAGACCAATAACAAAGGCGAAAAGCTCTGGGATAAACGTTATGGCGGCAGCCAGCAAGAAGAACTCCGGGCCATGTGGATTACCGATGATGGCGGCTATCTGTTAGGAGGGCGCTCCAACTCCGACGTGAGCGGGGATAGAACCCAGCCCAGCCAAGGCGAAAATGATTTCTGGCTCGTGAAAGTGGCTCCGGTAACTACTCAAACTATAGTTAGCAAAAAAATAACTGCTTCAGAGTCAGAAGTAAGTAGCATACTTCAACCTGGTACGGCTTACCCGAACCCATTTGTACAAGAAGTAAATATTAGCTTTAAACTGCCACAAACGCAAAAAGCTACGGTAAAGGTGTATAATAGCCAAGGGCAGGAAGTAGCTACTTTATTTAAAGGAGAAGTGCAGGCAGCTCAAACGTATACTTGTAAATGGAAAGCCGGCACTAAAGCAGCTGGGATTTATATCGTACAACTGCACACCCCAAATAAAATTCATACTATTAAACTATTGAAAACTCAAGAGTAG